A genomic segment from Flavobacterium litorale encodes:
- a CDS encoding thioredoxin family protein — protein sequence MKKILLMLFVALGTLATQAQEIKWMSLDEALAAQEKEAKPIFMDVYTDWCGPCKILDRGTFRDKNIVDYINANYYAVKFDAEGASEVAYKGNKYSNPNYIINKKGRNSVHDFTRFMKVRAYPTIVFFDDKGNLKYLLEGPRDAIQLMKVLEKFQS from the coding sequence ATGAAAAAAATACTTTTAATGTTGTTTGTTGCCTTAGGGACTTTAGCAACACAAGCGCAAGAAATTAAATGGATGTCGCTTGATGAAGCACTTGCCGCTCAAGAAAAGGAGGCAAAACCAATTTTTATGGATGTTTATACCGATTGGTGTGGTCCGTGCAAAATTTTGGATAGAGGTACATTTCGTGATAAAAACATTGTTGATTATATTAATGCAAATTATTACGCTGTTAAGTTTGATGCTGAAGGTGCTAGTGAGGTTGCATACAAAGGAAATAAATACTCAAATCCGAACTATATTATTAATAAAAAAGGTAGAAATTCAGTACATGACTTTACAAGGTTTATGAAAGTAAGAGCCTACCCGACGATAGTATTCTTCGACGATAAGGGCAATTTGAAATATCTTTTAGAAGGACCTAGAGATGCAATACAATTAATGAAAGTTCTTGAAAAATTTCAGTCATGA